The following are encoded in a window of Haloarcula halophila genomic DNA:
- the rnhA gene encoding ribonuclease HI codes for MPVIECDEATARERLEAAGVSVESGNTDHERWRAEYGGATAVAYDGKVVVQGGDTARLEGVLRDDGGRVHLYSDGASRGNPGPAAIGYVLVDDSGIVTEAGETIGRATNNQAEYDALIHALEVAADYGFSEVQIRVDADLLVKQIRGEWDTNDPELREKRVTVLELLQRFDDWSIEHVPREINERADELANDALDDD; via the coding sequence ATGCCGGTCATCGAATGCGACGAGGCGACTGCACGCGAGCGACTCGAAGCCGCAGGTGTGTCCGTCGAATCGGGTAACACCGACCACGAGCGCTGGCGTGCCGAGTACGGCGGTGCGACTGCGGTCGCCTACGACGGGAAAGTCGTCGTCCAGGGCGGGGACACCGCACGGCTGGAGGGGGTGCTCCGCGACGACGGCGGCCGAGTCCACCTGTACTCCGACGGGGCCTCCCGCGGGAACCCCGGACCGGCCGCCATCGGCTACGTACTCGTCGACGACAGCGGGATCGTCACCGAGGCCGGCGAGACCATCGGCCGAGCGACCAACAACCAGGCCGAGTACGACGCGCTGATACACGCTCTGGAGGTGGCCGCCGACTACGGCTTCTCGGAGGTCCAGATCCGCGTCGACGCCGACCTGCTCGTCAAGCAGATACGCGGCGAGTGGGACACCAACGACCCCGAGTTGCGAGAGAAGCGGGTGACAGTGCTGGAACTCCTCCAGCGGTTCGACGACTGGTCGATCGAGCACGTTCCACGGGAGATAAACGAACGGGCCGACGAACTAGCCAACGACGCACTCGACGATGACTGA
- a CDS encoding DUF7108 domain-containing protein: MTELPADVIEEAERLTRLARQAVDEDEAAAYRDDRETLLAAHEYTARVREDDTGDVLVCHPQEWVEDGVIRPGRVEDIDRGVERQLSGTGDPNEWADVADANEAVAEAVAEDHGQVHGATAQALADFMSNHYAKPIADATPAELAEFETDYFRRNAWPTERQRSLLEESVELAVEKAESRSPER, from the coding sequence ATGACTGAACTGCCAGCCGACGTGATCGAGGAGGCCGAACGCCTCACCAGACTCGCCCGCCAGGCCGTCGACGAGGACGAGGCGGCGGCCTACCGAGACGACCGTGAGACATTGCTCGCAGCACACGAGTACACCGCTCGCGTTCGTGAGGACGACACGGGCGACGTCCTCGTCTGCCACCCACAGGAGTGGGTCGAGGACGGCGTCATCCGACCCGGCCGTGTCGAGGACATCGACCGCGGCGTGGAACGCCAGCTCTCGGGGACCGGCGATCCGAACGAGTGGGCCGACGTCGCCGACGCGAACGAAGCGGTCGCCGAGGCTGTTGCCGAGGACCACGGCCAGGTCCACGGTGCGACGGCACAGGCGCTAGCGGATTTCATGAGCAACCACTACGCCAAACCGATCGCCGACGCGACACCGGCGGAGCTGGCCGAGTTCGAGACCGACTACTTCAGGCGCAACGCCTGGCCGACCGAGAGACAGCGGTCGCTGCTCGAGGAGTCCGTCGAGTTAGCCGTCGAGAAAGCCGAAAGTCGGTCGCCCGAACGCTGA
- a CDS encoding PadR family transcriptional regulator has protein sequence MSEAQTVTSSPGIAKELTAFQQNILVILSEEPRYGLAIKRELESYYDDEVNHGRLYPNLDDLVEMGLVEKSELDKRTNQYSLTDEGKEAVLDQLGWVFSKFATDESRGDELHDLVDAQR, from the coding sequence ATGTCAGAGGCACAAACAGTCACTAGCAGTCCGGGCATCGCGAAAGAACTTACCGCTTTCCAACAGAACATCCTCGTCATCCTGTCGGAGGAACCACGGTACGGCCTCGCGATCAAGCGGGAACTCGAATCCTACTACGATGACGAAGTCAACCACGGTCGGCTCTACCCTAACCTCGACGACCTCGTCGAGATGGGGCTCGTCGAGAAGAGCGAACTCGACAAGCGGACCAACCAGTACTCACTGACCGACGAGGGGAAGGAAGCTGTCCTCGACCAGCTCGGATGGGTGTTCTCGAAGTTCGCTACCGACGAGAGCCGTGGGGACGAACTCCACGACCTGGTCGACGCTCAGCGGTAA